A portion of the Oncorhynchus keta strain PuntledgeMale-10-30-2019 unplaced genomic scaffold, Oket_V2 Un_contig_16796_pilon_pilon, whole genome shotgun sequence genome contains these proteins:
- the LOC127919493 gene encoding forkhead box protein D1-like → MTLEGELELMERADAEVDGKGNKATRNEGYVSLTKEDGADLEQQGAASSSPKQPAKDTEDEGDFTPNCTERIAASVKPPYSYIALITMAILQSPKKRLTLSEICDFISQRFTYYGERFPAWQNSIRHNLSLNDCFVKMPREPGNPGKGNYWTLDPMSSHMFENGSFLRRRKRFKRQNYRFGMMDTRCPLERSSVLPGFSFYGTNGIGPCHFQVPGLELYRHLGIEHHSVSNQSIPPVSSILPALSSLLSRNSNVVQKTFLPHPSLSFENFETTRRSASTVAQALVPGSSFLSPASLHSMGAPHLWSFHPEYHKLRALPNSSRIANELLQQLGDK, encoded by the coding sequence ATGACCCTGGAAGGAGAGCTCGAACTCATGGAGAGGGCAGATGCCGAAGTGGATGGAAAAGGGAACAAAGCTACACGGAACGAGGGGTATGTATCTTTAACCAAAGAAGACGGGGCCGATTTGGAGCAGCAAGGCGCTGCGTCCTCGTCTCCAAAACAGCCAGCGAAGGATACGGAGGATGAGGGTGACTTTACGCCGAACTGTACAGAGAGAATCGCTGCCTCGGTGAAACCTCCGTACTCCTACATCGCTCTTATCACCATGGCAATCCTCCAGAGCCCGAAGAAAAGACTGACTCTCTCGGAGATATGTGACTTCATCAGCCAGCGCTTCACGTATTACGGGGAGAGGTTCCCGGCGTGGCAGAACTCCATCCGTCACAACTTGTCCCTCAACGACTGCTTCGTCAAAATGCCCCGCGAGCCCGGTAACCCCGGGAAGGGGAACTACTGGACGTTAGACCCTATGTCGTCTCATATGTTCGAGAACGGGAGCTTCCTACGGCGGAGGAAACGTTTCAAACGGCAGAATTACCGATTTGGAATGATGGACACCCGGTGCCCGCTCGAGCGCAGCAGCGTGCTCCCAGGATTTTCCTTCTACGGGACGAACGGAATAGGGCCGTGTCATTTTCAGGTACCCGGTTTGGAATTGTACCGTCACTTGGGCATCGAACATCATTCTGTTTCTAACCAAAGCATCCCACCAGTGAGCAGCATCTTGCCCGCGCTCTCCTCACTTTTATCAAGGAATTCGAACGTTGTCCAAAAGACATTTCTTCCACATCCGTCTCTTAGCTTTGAGAATTTCGAAACGACGCGCCGCTCAGCCTCCACGGTGGCCCAAGCTTTGGTCCCCGGATCTTCATTTCTGTCCCCGGCCTCGCTCCATTCAATGGGCGCTCCGCATCTCTGGAGCTTTCATCCCGAGTACCACAAACTACGCGCTCTCCCCAACTCCAGCCGTATAGCAAATGAACTCTTGCAGCAACTTGGTGACAAATAG